The following DNA comes from Salegentibacter mishustinae.
CGCGCTTTATCATTCTACAGATGAGAATGGATATATCAATCTTTATATTGGCAGAGCCGGCAAAAAGAACAGTATCACTACCTTTTCTTCTCTAAAAAGAGCCAGGAATGTATTAGAAACATGGATAGCCAAATACGATCTTTGCCATAAGCTTTGCCACCTGGAAAAAGGATCTGGAAATTGCTTTAATTACACCATTAAAAAATGTCAAGGCGCTTGCATCAGGGAAGAACCAGCTGAAGCTTACAACGAAAGGGTTAGAGCGCTAATAGATCAGCATTCCTACAAAAACCAACACATGTTGGTGATAGACCGCGGGCGGGAAGTAGACGAAAAAAGTGCTTTATTGGTTGAAGACGGAGAGTTTAAAGGTATTGGCTATTTTAATTTAAATCACCAGATTAACAATATAGATATTATTAGATCTATAATAACCCCAATGAAAAACGACAGGGACGCGCAGCATATTATTCAGAGTTATTTGCGCCGTAATTCCAGGTTAAAAATTGTTCAGTTAGATCCGCTGGCCAAATAAGTTCTAAATTACTGACTAGCTTCAGGAATTTATTTAAATTTGAATAATTCATAAATCACCAATTATTGCCAAAAATAGAAGCAAAACCAGGTTGGAAAGCAAAACTTCATGAAGTAATTTATGAAGCCGATACTCCTTCAGGGAAGTTTTTTGACGTGGCCTTACTTATTGTAATTGCCATAAGTATCGCATTAGTAATGCTGGAAAGTGTAGGAACACTAAACACCAAGTATTACTGGCATTTCTATATTGCAGAATGGATTATCACCATAATTTTTAGTATAGAATACATTCTGCGCATAATCGCTATAAAAAAACCTAAGAATTATATTTTTAGCTTTTATGGGATCGTAGACCTATTATCTACACTCCCAACCTATCTCGCCTTTATTTTTGGTGGCCATAACTTACTATTTGCCGTTAGAGCTTTAAGATTACTTAGAGTCTTCAGGATTTTAAAAGTCACTCGCTATATAGGTGAGTCTAACCGCCTTTTATTAGCCTTAAGAAATAGTAGGCCCAAGATTATTGTCTTCCTATTTGCTGTACTTATTATTTGCATCATTATGGGTACGGTAATGCACCTGGTAGAAGGGGAAAAAGGAGGTTTTGATAATATACCACTTAGCATTTACTGGTGTATTGTTACGCTTACCACCGTTGGTTTTGGCGATATCCACCCGGTAACACCTGTGGGACGTTTTATAGCTTCTTTTATTATGATTGTTGGTTATGGAATTATTGCGGTACCAACAGGAATTGTTACTTCAGAGATCACCCGCTCGCAAAAAGATAAAATTCCTAAAAATACTCAGTCCTGTGTTTATTGTAATGAAGATAAACATTTAGACGAAGCTGAATTTTGCCATAACTGCGGAAAACCTCTAAATGACCACTAATTACCTTATTAATATTGTTGGGCCAACTGCCATTGGCAAGACTTCTTTGGCCATTCAACTCGCAAATAAGTTCGATACTGAAATAATTTCGGCAGATTCAAGGCAGTTTTACAAGGAAATGAGCATAGGCACGGCCGTACCTTCGACCGAAGAACTAAATGCTGCAAAACACCATTTTATTCAGCATATTTCTATTGAAGATAATTATAATGTAGGCGACTTTGAATCTGACGCCATTAAAAAATTAGACGAATTATTCAAAAATAATAAGATCGTGATCATGGTTGGTGGTAGCGGACTCTACACCAAAAGTGTATTGGAAGGTTTAGATTATTTCCCTGAAGTTTCTTTAGAAATAAGGCAGGAGCATAACCTGAAATTAGAAAAAGAAGGTTTGGATTCTTTACAACAGCAATTGCATAAATTAGATCCTGATTATTATAAAATAGTAGATTTAGAAAATCCGCATCGGGTGATTAGAGCGCTGGAAGTTTGTATGAGCAGCGGAAAACCTTACTCCTCTTACCTCAACCAGCCAAAAAAGAAACGCAATTTTACTGCTATAAGTATAGGGCTTAGCGCCGAGCGCGAAATAATCTATGATCGTATAAATCGTCGGGTAGATCTTATGATAACTGAAGGTCTAATGGATGAAGCTAAGGCACTTTTCACGCAACGCGAATTGAATGCTTTAAATACTGTGGGCTATAAAGAACTTTTTTCATATTTAGAAGGGAAAGATTCTTTGGAAACTGCGGTTTCAGAAATTAAGAAAAATACCAGGAGATTTGCAAAACGGCAACTCACCTGGTTTAGAAAAGATCAGGAAATAAATTGGTTTGATTATAAAACTCCTGTAGAAGAAATTCAGCAATTCCTTAACTCAAAAATCAAAAATTATGAAAATTGATCGGTTTAAACTTATTGGTATTATTCTATTTATAAGCGGTTTGGTCTTACATTTCACTATTCTTCCAGAGGCATATGGATTTATAAGCGGAGCTTTAATTGGAGCCGGCCTGGGAATGACACTATTTCTAAAAAGAAAAAAAAGCTTAACGCTATTCTTAAATCTCAATTTTGGCTCCCAAAAGTTTTACAAATTCCGCAATAAAAGCAGAATGCCCCGGCCAGGCTGGTGAGGTCACTAAATTGCCATCTACCACCGCCTCAGTAGGTTCTACCTCTTTGTACTTCCCTCCTACTAATTCAATTTCCGGGCCTATGGTTGGGTATGCTGTAAGCGTTCTTCCCTTTAATACATCTGCAACTGTAAGAATTTGAATCGCGTGGCAAATTGCAGCAACCGGTTTATCTTTTTCAAAAAAATGCTTAGTGATTTCAATTACCTTTTTATTTAATCTAAGATATTCCGGAGCACGGCCACCGGCCATTACCAAACCATCATAATCTTCGGGTTTTACATCATCAAAAGAGTAGTTGAGTTCGAATAAATGACCCGGTTTTTCAGTGTAAGTCTGGTCTCCTTCAAAATCGTGGATAGCAGTTTTTATCTTCTCTCCCTTTTTCTTTCCGGGGCAAACAGTATGGACGGTATATCCCAACATAACCAGCATTTGGAAAGGAACCATAGTTTCATAATCTTCAGCAAAATCTCCGGTTAAAAAGAGTAATTTTTTCATAATTAATAAGTTTTAAAATCTTTCTTTAAGTTAAGGAAATTCAGCCTAAGCATTGGAAATCAGATTTTAAAAAATAGTTAAAAGTAATTTTTGAAGTTATAATTTAAGAACACTTGAGTAACTTTTAAAGCCTAATAAAAACTTCAATATGCAAAACCGTAGAACCTTTATCAAAAAATCGGGATTATTGATTGCGGCGAGCACGCTACCAATTCCGAACTTTTTATTTCCGAAGAATAGAGAAAAACTAGGTGTTGCCCTGGTTGGTTTGGGAAATTACAGCACCGGACAATTGGCTCCTGCCCTGCAGGAAACAGAATTTTGTGAACTAAAGGGTATAGTTACCGGAAGTCCTGAAAAAATCCCGCTTTGGCAACGTAAATACGAGATTAAAGATCAAAACGTGTATAATTATGACAATATGGACCGTATTGCCAATAACGACGAAATAGATGTGATCTATATTGTGTTACCTACCGGGTTGCACGCACAATATGCCATTAAAGCTGCAAATACAGGGAAACAAGTATGGTGCGAAAAACCTATGGCAAAAACTTCGGAAGAATGCCGGGCAATAATCGAAGCCTGTAATAAAAACCGGGTAAAACTTTCTATTGGCTATAGAATGCAACACGAAAAGAATACTCAAACATTAATAAAGTGGGCAGAAACCAAACCTTTTGGTAAAATGAAAAACCTAAAAGCAGAAGCCGGTTATTATGGAGACCCCATGACACCCTGGAAACTGGAAAAAGAAATGGGTGGCGGTGCAATGTATGATATGGGAGTTTACCCTTTAAATGCCGCGCGCTATACCACCGGTTTAGAACCTATTTCGGTAAGTGCAAGACATATTATTAATAGACCCGAAATTTTTGATGAAGTAGATGAAACGACCACCTTTAATCTTGAATTCCCAAATGGACTTACCGCTGATTGTAAAACCAGTTTTGGAGAAAATCTAAATAATCTTGAAGTGAATTGCGAAGATGGATGGTATTATTTAAGGCCTTTTCAATCTTACTCGGGCGTGAAAGGAAAAGGCAGCGATGGAACGGTATTACCTCCATTTGGCAAAAATCAGCAAGCTGTACAAATGGATGATGATGCCCTGGCGATTATTGAGGATAAACCGGTTTTGGTGCCCGGGGAAGATGGATTAAAAGACATTATAATCCCGGAAAAAATATATGAATCTGCCAGTAAGAACGGGGAACGTTTAAATCTGTAATCAGGTTTTGGAAAAGGGTATTTTTATTAATGTTTCTACTCCCCCCTCTTTATTGCGTATTTTAAAACTGGCCTTTTTTCCGTAAAGTGTAAGTAAACGATCCCTGGTATTAGAAATTCCCACTCCTTTTTCTAACAAAGCTTCTTGTTTTTCGGTAAGTGGTTTTCCATTATTATGAACGCTAAGCACCAGGTAACCTCTAGATTTAGAAATATTGATTACAATTTTAAGATGTATGTTGTGGTAAGAATAACCGTGTTTAACCGAGTTCTCGATAACAGGTTGCAATAGTAAGGAAGGCACTAATTGATCTAAAAGGCTTTCATCTATATTCTTCTCAATTATTAAATGATCTGAAAATCTTAGAGTGAGAATATTTAGATAATAATCCAGCATTCGTAATTCCTTTCTGAGGCTAACCTTATAATTCTCGCTACTGTATAAAATTTCCCGAAGCAAATCGCTTAGATCTGCAATAGTATCCTGGGCTTTTTTAGCATCCATCTCTACTAAAACTGAGATTGAATTTAAAGTGTTGAATAAAAAATGTGGTTGTAGCTGGGAAGACAACATTTTCATTCGAGTATTGGTAAGTTGGGATTCCAGCAGCGTTTTTTGCTTTTCGGTCTCTTTCACCTGTTTTAAATAATAATAGGTATAGATTATAAAAATCATCGCAAAGTAGATGAGAAAATTAAGATCTATTACAAATATCATTCGGTCTATACTGGCTTTTATACTATAATCGGCAAAAGTCATTCGGCCGAGTAAAATTCCATGAAGATCGAAAACAAACCGAATTACAAATCCTATTAAAATTGAAAATAGAGTATGCAGTAGAAAAATCCTTATCCACGAATAATTTTCATCTAAAAGACGCTTCGTACTTATTGCAATAAGGCTCATATAAACCACTACAATAATCCAGTCTATAAGCATATTGTGAATAATAATGTCGTGCCAGGATTCTACGATTTCTCTGTAAACGAAAGCACGCATATAAGCCAATTTACCCAGGTAAACCAGATTGAATAAAGTATAGAAAGCCGCCAAAAGCAAAATAAGCTTTACGTCTATGTATTTATTTTTTAAGGCTGAAAGGCTCATTCTGAGGATATTTTAAATTCCGAGTTTATCAAATAATTCTTTTTTATTGGATTTACTGATGCGTAATAATTTGTTGTCTTTCATTTTTACATCTACTTCAGAAAAATCTGAATGAACAATCTCTTTAATGTGATTCAGGTTAATAATAGCTGATCTATGAATTCTAAAAAAGGCATGGTTTTTAAAAAACTCTTCCAGGTTATTTAAAGATTCCCGCAGTAAATATTTACTGTTTTCGGTATATATTTCAGCATAATAACCGGAGGCACATATATAACTGACCTCATGGGGTGTTAGCAAAACGGTTTTATTACCCTGCCTAACCGGAAGTTTTAATGGGATCTTAGAAGTTTTCCTGTCTTTGCTATAAACCTCGAATAAGGTTTGTAGGCGCTTTTCAAAATTTTCCTGAACTTCATTATTTGTGATGTTAAGTACCTTTTTTATGGTTTTGAAAAACCGCTCGTCTCTAAATGGTTTCAGCAGAAAATCGAAAGCATCAACGTCAAAAGCTTTGGTGGCATAATTATCATAAGCCGTTACAAAGACGACTACCGGTTTGGGGTTCACATTAAGCTTTTGCAACACTTCAAAGCCACTCATATCTTTCATACTAATATCAAGAAAAACAAGTCCCGGCTTAAGCTTGTTAATTTGAGCAATAGCTTCTTTCCCATTGGAGCATTCTCCTAAAACTTCAATTTCCTCTACTTCGGCAAGCAGGTTAAGCACTCTTCTTCTTGCCAGTTCTTCATCATCTACAACAAGTGCTTTCATAATTTTTACATTTGAGATATACCCATGTAATTTAAAACTATTTTTTCTTGTTGAATATTTTTTTTGAATCTAAGTGATTGACATCAAATAAATTAATTCGATGAATGTCGCTTATTTTGCTACCAGAGATTTATTTTATGATGTCAATAGGTTCATATTTGATATAAAGACATAAAAATGCCTGTAAAGTTTTTTCGAGCTTCATTTAGACTGAAGTTTATACTTTACAGGCAATAGTTTGAGGTTCTTGAGAAATTACATACCGGCCACACGCTCTTCATTAATATTTTTAGGATCAATTTTAATAATTTTCGATTTATTGTTTTTTACCACTTTAATTCGATATTGTTCTTGATCCAGAAGATCTCGTTTTCCCTTGGCTTTGTAACTATTCTTTACCATACTCCAGCCTTCGGTTTGTCTCCATAATTCATTTCTTACGGCAAGAGGTAAGGCAACATCTTTAAATAGCTGCCTGGTTCGGTTTAATTCTCCATCTTTTGAATAATTGGCTTCAAGAAAGCCTTTATCAGATGAAAAACGCACCAGGTAAGAATTATAGTCCTTATCTTTTACTTCTTCAATAAATTCAGAAATATCAAAATAAGATTCCATAAATGCCATTGGGTCCTCAGTGAATTCGGCGGCAAAACCATCGTTCACCTCGTATCGATACTCATCTGGATTATCGGTTTCGGCGAGGACAATAGGAGAATAAGCAATTTTTGTTTCCTCTAGTTCAGTAATTCTCTGAGCGTAGCTATTAAAGCTAAAGCTCACAAGCATCAAAATAACGACTAATGTTTTCATAACAATAAAATTTTAGGATTTATAAAAGGTTTAGGTAAAAGCTTGTATTTAATTATATCCTAAAATTAAGTAGCAATACAGGTAAATTAAGCAGTAATGATACAAACTACATATTTTTGATAATGAGCTGTTAGAAATTTGATATAAAGCTCAAGAGTCAATTTTTAATCTTTTCAGAAATCAAAAATATTTACTAATTTTATAGACTTTTTACATCCAAAAATTTATTCTTATTAAGACTACCTCTACGTATCAAGATTATAAAACTGACGTTGCAAATATTAATAAAATCCCAATCGTCTCTCAGCTATTAGACATTGTTTGCCTTAATACAGGAATGGGATTTGCTGCTATTGCACGTGTTACCGAAGACAAATGGATAACGTGCGCAAGTAAGGATAAAATTTCGTTTGGCTTAAAACCAGGTGACGAATTAAAAGTAGAAACTACGCTTTGCAGCCAGGTGCGAAGGCAAAATGAAGCGGTTTATATTGATAATGTAGCTACTAGTGACACATATGCTAAGCATCCCACCCCGGCTATGTACGGATTTGGCAGTTATATATCTGTACCGGTTTATAAAAAAGATGGAAGTTTCTTTGGAACGCTTTGCGCTATAGATAAAGAGCCGGCCAAAGTAGATAATGAGGAAGTTAAAGGAATGTTTCAACTTTACGCTGAGCTAATAAGTTTTCATCTTGAAGCGATTGAAGAGAAGGAAAGAGCAGTTGCAGAGCTTAACGAAGAGCAACATATAGCCGAATTGCGGGAGCAATTTATAGCGATCTTAGGACACGATCTTAAGAACCCTATTGCCACCACCAGAATGAGTGCTGAAATTCTAATGAAATTTAGCAAGGAAGATATTGTAAAACGCAATGCTGCCCTTATTAAATCTACCAGCATTAGAATGGAAAATTTAATAGATAACCTTCTGGATTTTGCTCGTGGCCGCTTAGGTGAAGGCATTAAATTAAATAAAACAAAGGATTTTGGGAAGCTGGAAAATATTTTGGAGCAGGTAATTAATGAAATAAAAACCATATCTCCAAACCGAGATTTCTCTACAAATATTAGAATTGAAAATCCTGTTAATTGTGACCCTAATAGAATTGCACAATTATGCTCTAACCTCCTGGGAAATGCTGTTACCCACGGTTCGCAGGATAACCCTATAGAGCTTGAAGCTGTTTGTTTAAATGGACAATTTAAATTAGAAATCACCAATAAAGGAGCAAAAATCCCGAAAAAAGTAAGAGAGAAATTGTTTGAACCTTTTTATCGTATTGAAGGTGAAGAGCCTAAACAAGGTTTAGGGCTTGGTCTATATATAGCTTCCGAAATTGCTAAAGCTCACGAAGGAAATATAAATGTGAAATCTACAGACAAAGAAACAGTGTTCAGCTTTGTAATGCCTGCACATAACTAAGCCTGAATGCCAGAATTTAAAAGATTTAATGACTTTAAAATATCAAATTTAAAGTTCCCAAAACTGCAAAGATAGCTGCAACAACTATCCAGGTTAGGATTAAAAAAATAAATAGTTTGGCCAGAATATGAAAACCGGCGGTAGCTGTCTTGTAATTTTCAAGAAAAATATAGAATGGATTCATAGCACAGAAATTAAGGTTAAACTTGAGACCTTAATTGGTAAAGCAGCTATGAAATAACAGGGTTATATAAATCAAATTATCCTGACAATAAACTTCAACCCGGTTTTAAAAATCTAATCTATAGACTAACAAATAAAAATGCGCCATATTTACTGCTGATTTCCCAAAAAGGTATCCTTTAAGTTAAGACTAGTCTTTCTTTTTCGGTATTAGGAAATTCCCCCGTTTTTTAATCAAAGAACAGGAATGAAAAAAGCTATTTTGTAAAAGTTTCTATTTTAAAGCGCAAAATACTGTTTAACTATCTGTAAAACATTCAATTAAATAGATTATTAAAATTTAAGAAATATTCTTTGCCGTAGAATTTTTTACAAATTCCTTCGGAGTTAAACCGTATTTCTCTTTAAATATTTTTGAGAAATAGCTTCTGCTCGAAAGTCCTAATTCTAAGACTACCTCACTTATATTCCTATTTCCCTCTGTTAAAAGTTTTA
Coding sequences within:
- a CDS encoding ion transporter, which produces MPKIEAKPGWKAKLHEVIYEADTPSGKFFDVALLIVIAISIALVMLESVGTLNTKYYWHFYIAEWIITIIFSIEYILRIIAIKKPKNYIFSFYGIVDLLSTLPTYLAFIFGGHNLLFAVRALRLLRVFRILKVTRYIGESNRLLLALRNSRPKIIVFLFAVLIICIIMGTVMHLVEGEKGGFDNIPLSIYWCIVTLTTVGFGDIHPVTPVGRFIASFIMIVGYGIIAVPTGIVTSEITRSQKDKIPKNTQSCVYCNEDKHLDEAEFCHNCGKPLNDH
- the miaA gene encoding tRNA (adenosine(37)-N6)-dimethylallyltransferase MiaA — protein: MTTNYLINIVGPTAIGKTSLAIQLANKFDTEIISADSRQFYKEMSIGTAVPSTEELNAAKHHFIQHISIEDNYNVGDFESDAIKKLDELFKNNKIVIMVGGSGLYTKSVLEGLDYFPEVSLEIRQEHNLKLEKEGLDSLQQQLHKLDPDYYKIVDLENPHRVIRALEVCMSSGKPYSSYLNQPKKKRNFTAISIGLSAEREIIYDRINRRVDLMITEGLMDEAKALFTQRELNALNTVGYKELFSYLEGKDSLETAVSEIKKNTRRFAKRQLTWFRKDQEINWFDYKTPVEEIQQFLNSKIKNYEN
- a CDS encoding DJ-1/PfpI family protein → MKKLLFLTGDFAEDYETMVPFQMLVMLGYTVHTVCPGKKKGEKIKTAIHDFEGDQTYTEKPGHLFELNYSFDDVKPEDYDGLVMAGGRAPEYLRLNKKVIEITKHFFEKDKPVAAICHAIQILTVADVLKGRTLTAYPTIGPEIELVGGKYKEVEPTEAVVDGNLVTSPAWPGHSAFIAEFVKLLGAKIEI
- a CDS encoding Gfo/Idh/MocA family protein, which translates into the protein MQNRRTFIKKSGLLIAASTLPIPNFLFPKNREKLGVALVGLGNYSTGQLAPALQETEFCELKGIVTGSPEKIPLWQRKYEIKDQNVYNYDNMDRIANNDEIDVIYIVLPTGLHAQYAIKAANTGKQVWCEKPMAKTSEECRAIIEACNKNRVKLSIGYRMQHEKNTQTLIKWAETKPFGKMKNLKAEAGYYGDPMTPWKLEKEMGGGAMYDMGVYPLNAARYTTGLEPISVSARHIINRPEIFDEVDETTTFNLEFPNGLTADCKTSFGENLNNLEVNCEDGWYYLRPFQSYSGVKGKGSDGTVLPPFGKNQQAVQMDDDALAIIEDKPVLVPGEDGLKDIIIPEKIYESASKNGERLNL
- a CDS encoding sensor histidine kinase — protein: MSLSALKNKYIDVKLILLLAAFYTLFNLVYLGKLAYMRAFVYREIVESWHDIIIHNMLIDWIIVVVYMSLIAISTKRLLDENYSWIRIFLLHTLFSILIGFVIRFVFDLHGILLGRMTFADYSIKASIDRMIFVIDLNFLIYFAMIFIIYTYYYLKQVKETEKQKTLLESQLTNTRMKMLSSQLQPHFLFNTLNSISVLVEMDAKKAQDTIADLSDLLREILYSSENYKVSLRKELRMLDYYLNILTLRFSDHLIIEKNIDESLLDQLVPSLLLQPVIENSVKHGYSYHNIHLKIVINISKSRGYLVLSVHNNGKPLTEKQEALLEKGVGISNTRDRLLTLYGKKASFKIRNKEGGVETLIKIPFSKT
- a CDS encoding LytR/AlgR family response regulator transcription factor, with the translated sequence MKALVVDDEELARRRVLNLLAEVEEIEVLGECSNGKEAIAQINKLKPGLVFLDISMKDMSGFEVLQKLNVNPKPVVVFVTAYDNYATKAFDVDAFDFLLKPFRDERFFKTIKKVLNITNNEVQENFEKRLQTLFEVYSKDRKTSKIPLKLPVRQGNKTVLLTPHEVSYICASGYYAEIYTENSKYLLRESLNNLEEFFKNHAFFRIHRSAIINLNHIKEIVHSDFSEVDVKMKDNKLLRISKSNKKELFDKLGI
- a CDS encoding GAF domain-containing sensor histidine kinase, with protein sequence MVSQLLDIVCLNTGMGFAAIARVTEDKWITCASKDKISFGLKPGDELKVETTLCSQVRRQNEAVYIDNVATSDTYAKHPTPAMYGFGSYISVPVYKKDGSFFGTLCAIDKEPAKVDNEEVKGMFQLYAELISFHLEAIEEKERAVAELNEEQHIAELREQFIAILGHDLKNPIATTRMSAEILMKFSKEDIVKRNAALIKSTSIRMENLIDNLLDFARGRLGEGIKLNKTKDFGKLENILEQVINEIKTISPNRDFSTNIRIENPVNCDPNRIAQLCSNLLGNAVTHGSQDNPIELEAVCLNGQFKLEITNKGAKIPKKVREKLFEPFYRIEGEEPKQGLGLGLYIASEIAKAHEGNINVKSTDKETVFSFVMPAHN